The DNA segment TAAAGCGGATAACTCGATGTCGGCCGCTGGTGGGCACCTCACTACGGTGACTGATCTGCTAAAATATCTACAGTTCTTCATGAGCAATGGAAATTCCGTTCCTGGTGTATTGGGCAAAAAGGAAATTGCTATCGCCACCTCTGCAATTGTTCCTCAGAAAAATCGCTATCAATCTTATGAAAGATTTGGTTATGGACTGGGATGGGAACAATCTGTCTTTAATGGAGAACAGCTGGTATCGCGTTTTGGCGGTTATAGTGGCATTTCTTCACATTTATCGTTCATGAAAGATCAAAAGATAGGTGTGGTGGTCTTAAGCAACAAAAAAGGAATGGAGGCATTGGCCCATTTAGTAGCGAACTATATTTACAATTCCCTTTTAGACAAAGACAACAAGTACAGCATTGCTAAAGAAAACCTGATATCACTACAGAAAAACTTCGAATCGGATGCATTGGAAACAAAGGAGATAATGGAGGTCATTGACAAAAAAACAGCAATGGACAAAAAACTTTCCGGACAATATGACGGTGCTGAAAAATCCGGTAGTATGGAAATAAACAATGCCGGAGAGGTTTCCTGGGGAAACCTAAAAGGACAATTGCATTTGCTAACCGATAGCACTGGCTTGATTAATTTCAGGACAATGTTGCGTTCTTTCTCTGTCAAAAGGGAAAAGAATGTGATTGTAGGGGTCTATTCTAACGACCGTTATTTCAAGCGTTTACAATAGCTTAATTCTGAATTTTGAAAGTTGTTAGCAATGCCGCATGATCCGAAGGGTATTTTACCGGATGCTGATCGATGGTTCTGGAAGCGATGGCCTTAATTTTTGCACCTTTATAATAGATATAATCAATCCGGTCTTTAAACGCATCAACAGACATCGGACTCCAGGTAATCCCTCTAACTTTAAGCGGATCTGGATGTATTTCCCGAAACGAATCTTTAAAACCGTTTTTCATTAACAACAATCCGGAAGGAAAAGGGACCACTAAGCCACCATTCAGATGTTTGGTTGATTCGATCCAGTCCAGATGAGAGCCGGAGTTAAAATCACCGCAAAAGACCACAGGAGTAGTCGAAGACTGATCAATATAAGGTTGGATGATTTGCAGGATATGACGTAAATCGCCAGTATTTCCCTTGTCCATTTGCTTTGTCAGGGTATCTGCATTCAGTTTAACTTTTTTCTCCAGATCTCCCCAATAGTCAGTCGGGAAATTGAGCCAATTGGCAAAGAATGCTATTTTTTGATCTTTAGATAACCGGATATAGGCTCCGCCATTATAAAATGATTTGTAGCCCGCTAAGGTTTCTTCAATCGGATAACGACTCATGATTGAAATGTTAGTACTTCTCAAATAGAAGTAATAGCCCAATCGATCTGCAATTTTTGCTCCTGAACCGTAAGTTTCCTGCATGGAAATTACATCTGCCCCGGAGCCTTTGATCACTTCTACAATCCGCTCCACTCCCACTTCTTTTCCGGTCTCATTTCCACCATGGAAGATATTGAAATTCATCACTTTAAGAACATCTTTTGCATTGGTCGACTGCCTTGTATTTAAAGCAGAAAAATAAGCACCGTATTGCTTGCCAATAAAATCAGGACTTAGCACTTCCGAAAATAAAGCGACCTGATCCAGTGCACCATTGAAAGCATGCCATTGATCCCGGTATTCTGCACTCGAAGAATTTGTCGGATCTGCGATTCGGCCACCAATAAACAGTTCATTTGTATGGATTGAATCTAAGCCCGGGCAATAATAAATTGCTGTATTTAAGCCATCGTAATATAGACGGATCTCTTCTTTTTCTTTTGAATAGCTAAAAGCAAGCAAGTGCCATTTATCATCTTTAACTGTTTGTCGCGCTGCAGTGGGTTCATACTCGTAGCTATTTTTGCCCATGGCCTCCCATCGCCATGCGCCATTTGCCTGAACACCCAATCTCCAACCTTTCCATTTTTTATCTGTTAAACTGGTAGAAGAAAGCACATCATAATCATTGGCCAGTTGAGGTGATGCTTTTACCCATAGCATAACAGAAAAATCTCCATCATTTTCGTTCAGCTGATTTTTTACCGTTAATACTTTACGGATGGCAGCATTTCCCGAAAGATCCAGTGCAGATCCGGATATGCCTTTTGTCGTACTGTACTGAATAGCAGGCTCGAAAGACTGAAGATATACTGGTTTTTGAGCAAAGATGCTTGTGCTGATCATCACAAGCGTGGTTATCAATTTTAATTTAGAGGCCATTATACATTGTTTGTTTTCAGGTAAGCAAACATAACATTCTTTCCCTGCTATTGTGGCGGGCATATTTTCTTTTTATTTTTAAAACATGAACGTACGATGTCCACATTGCCAGAAAATATTTGAAGCAAATCAACAGCAAGAGCACTTATTGACCTATGCCATTGGAAAAGGCCAAAGACTGGTGATGTTGGAATGTCCGGAATGTTATTGGGATGTTCCCCTTAATCCGGGCGATCTTCTGTCTAATGAACCTCAAAAAGATGAAGCATCAGAAAAGGAAACTATCGCCGGGCCTGTAAATTGTCCGAAATGTGCTGATGGAATTATGTCTTATATCAATGATGGCAATGAAGAATTTTGGGGTTGTGGAGAATGTGGTTATACAAGGACGTAAAAAAGAATCGGACATCAATGAAAACCCCTCTTTACAATTTGTAAAAAGGGGTATCTGGTTGGACCACTTCCTATCGGATTGAGACTTGACTAGTAAGCGACCAATTGATTTGCACTCAATTCTTTAGCGGCAGCAACCATCGCAATTAAAGCGCTTTTTGTTTCCGGCCAATGACGGGTTTTTAATCCACAATCCGGGTTTACCCAAAGTTGTTCAGCAGGAATTACTGCTTTAGCTTTTTCCAAAAGCCTTACCATTTCGTCTTTAGAGGGCACCCTTGGAGAATGGATGTCGTAAACTCCTGGTCCTATTTCATTGGGATATTTGAAGTCTGCAAACGCATCTAACAATTCCATTTGCGAACGGGAACATTCAATCGTGATCACATCTGCATCCATATCAGCAATGTTTTGAATGATGTCGTTAAACTCAGAATAGCACATATGCGTATGGATTTGCGTTTCATCTTTTACACCACTTGCTGATATTTTAAATGCATTTACTGCCCATTGTAAATAATTCTGCCAATCTGTTTTCCTTAACGGTAAACCTTCCCGAATGGCGGGTTCATCAATCTGAATAACTTTAATTCCTGCTTTTTCCAGATCTGCTACTTCATCGCGAATCGCCAATGCGATTTGATTACAGGTCACAGAACGTGGCTGGTCATTGCGAACAAAAGACCATTGTAAAATGGTAACCGGGCCCGTCAACATTCCTTTTACCAGACTTTTGGTCAAGGATTGTGCATAGGCAGTCCAGTAAACAGTCATCGCTGCAGGGCGATGGACATCTCCATAAATAACCGGCGGCTTAACACATCGACTGCCATAGCTTTGCACCCAGCCATTCTTTGTAAAGCTGAAACCGTTCAATTGTTCGCCAAAATACTCCACCATGTCATTGCGCTCAAATTCTCCGTGAACCAATACATCAATACCGATTTCTTCCTGCCAGCGAATGGTTTCTTCAGTTTCCTTTTTTAGCAGGCGATCATATTCTGAAGGGCTGATCTCACCTTTTTTAAACCTCGCTCTCCAGCTTCTTACCTCTGCCGTCTGTGGAAATGAGCCAATAGTTGTTGTTGGAAAAAGCGGAAGTTGTAAAATTTCCTGCTGTGCTTTTTTGCGTATGGAAAAGGTATTTTCCCGCTGGGCATCTTTAGCGGCAATGGAACTTACCCGCTGTTTGACCTGTTCGTTATGAATCAATGTGGAAGTTCTGCGACTGGAAACTGCTTTTTTATTTTCTTCCAATTTACCCAATGCATTTTGATCCGGATGGTCAGTCGCCAAAGCCTTCAATACCACTACTTCATCAATCTTTTGTTTGGCAAAAGCCAGCCATTCTTTAATCTCGGGAGTCAAGGTTTTATCATTGGTTTCCAGGTCCAGATCGCATGGCGAATGTAATAGTGAGCAGGACGGCGCGATGAGGATCCGGTCGCTCCCTATTTTATCGGTCGCCTTTTTTATGATGGCCAAAGACTGTTCGAAATCATTTTTCCAGATGTTCCTTCCATCTACGATGCCAAGCGATAAAACCAATTGTTCAGGAATGGCATTCAGTACCTCATCCAGTTGTTCCGGACAGCGGACCAGGTCGATATGCAATGCATAAACCGGCAATGACAAGGCTAAGGTCAGGTTATCTTTTAAGCCTTCAAAATAGGTAGCCACCAAAATTTTCAGATACGGAAATTGTTTCCTGATCTCTGCATAAACATACTGATAAGCTTCTTTTGCTTTATCATTAATGTCCAGTGCCAAAAATGGTTCGTCGAACTGGATCCACTCTGCTCCATAAGCTTTTAATTCGTTTAAAATCTGAATATAAACGGGTAACAGCCTTTTCACTAAATCTAATTTATCAAAGCCCTCTTCTTTTTCCTTTCCTAATAGCAGATAGGAAACTGGGCCGATGATGACCGGTTTACTTTTGATTCCCAATTGTTTTGCCGCTGCAAACTCATTGACGATTTTATTCGAGAATAATTTAAACTCCTGATCTTTGTAAAATTCAGGAACGATGTAATGGTAATTTGTATCCAGCCATTTGGTCATTTCCATCGCGGTAATGTCCAATCCCTCTTTCTGGTACCCCCTCGCCATTGCGAAATACAAATCCATTTCATTGTTGGATTTTAAGGCGACCTGATTGTAACGTTTCGGTACAGCTCCTACGGTTAAGGACATATCCAGAATTTGGTCGTAGTACGAAAAATCATTGGAAGGGATCAGATCTATTCCTGCTTCCTGTTGCAATTTCCAGTTTTGCTCGTAGATATTTTTTCCTTTACTTAACAGCTCTGCTAATGAAATGTTGCCTGACCAATATTGCTCGCAGGCTTTTTTGAGTTCTCTGTTGCTACCAATTCGTGGATAGCCAAGGTTGTGCGTTTTCATCTTTCTTCAACTTTTTAAATGGTTAATAATCATTGTAAAAAGCTCCGGAATTAACTCTTAATCCAGGGCGCCTTATTTATTACAAGTCAGTTTTAAATTCTTCTCAAATGTATATATGCAGATTATAAAACTTAACATATAGCAATAAATAAGCATAAATAACTTTTCAAGTAAATATTTTAAGCATATTATGCTTTTATCTGCTTATTTTAGCAGCCATTAAGGGAAAATATTCTATGGAAGAATTGGATGAAACGGATTTGCTGCTCCTGAAGATATTGGGCAGCAATTCAAACTACACGATAAAAGAGCTGGCAGTTAAGGTAAACCTGTCGCCCTCTCCTGTTTTTGAACGGGTAAAAAGACTGGAAAGTACCGGATATATTAAAAAGTACATCGCCATACTCGATGCGGAAAAGTTCAATCAGGGATTTATTGTCTTTTGCAACATTAAGCTCAAACAGCACGATAGAAAAATAGGTCATCAGTTTGTGGAAGACATTTTAAAGATCGATGAAGTTGTAGAGTGTTATAATATTTCCGGGGATTTTGATTTTATATTAAAGGTTCATGCGAGGGATATGAAGCATTACCAGGATTTTGTTTTTAACAAACTAGGCTCTGTTAAAAGTATAGGAAGTACGCATAGTACTTTCGCAATGGCGGAGATCAAGAATTCGTATAACGTTAGTTTTTAAATCCATCGATAAACATTAAAATTTGAACACCCGGGGAAAGATTAATAATTATTCCATGATATATTTATGGAATAATTATTAAATTGTAACATCATCACGATCATCCCTAAAATTCAAATTATGAAAAACCTATTTAAAAGCATTGCGCTCATCGCAGTATTCGCTATTTTAATTACCTCATGCTCAAAAAAGAATGACACTCCTGCAAATCAGGAAGTTAAAACTGAACAAAAAGACAAAGTTCTTGCTTACATCAAAAGTCTTGGATTCACTGACGCACAAATCGTCGAAAAAGGCGATAGATATATCGTTGATGGAGATATGGTAGTTGATAAAAACATGGAAATTCCAACTAACGGAGGTCCAAAAACAGAACAGT comes from the Pedobacter sp. FW305-3-2-15-E-R2A2 genome and includes:
- a CDS encoding endonuclease/exonuclease/phosphatase family protein; protein product: MASKLKLITTLVMISTSIFAQKPVYLQSFEPAIQYSTTKGISGSALDLSGNAAIRKVLTVKNQLNENDGDFSVMLWVKASPQLANDYDVLSSTSLTDKKWKGWRLGVQANGAWRWEAMGKNSYEYEPTAARQTVKDDKWHLLAFSYSKEKEEIRLYYDGLNTAIYYCPGLDSIHTNELFIGGRIADPTNSSSAEYRDQWHAFNGALDQVALFSEVLSPDFIGKQYGAYFSALNTRQSTNAKDVLKVMNFNIFHGGNETGKEVGVERIVEVIKGSGADVISMQETYGSGAKIADRLGYYFYLRSTNISIMSRYPIEETLAGYKSFYNGGAYIRLSKDQKIAFFANWLNFPTDYWGDLEKKVKLNADTLTKQMDKGNTGDLRHILQIIQPYIDQSSTTPVVFCGDFNSGSHLDWIESTKHLNGGLVVPFPSGLLLMKNGFKDSFREIHPDPLKVRGITWSPMSVDAFKDRIDYIYYKGAKIKAIASRTIDQHPVKYPSDHAALLTTFKIQN
- a CDS encoding Lrp/AsnC family transcriptional regulator, whose protein sequence is MEELDETDLLLLKILGSNSNYTIKELAVKVNLSPSPVFERVKRLESTGYIKKYIAILDAEKFNQGFIVFCNIKLKQHDRKIGHQFVEDILKIDEVVECYNISGDFDFILKVHARDMKHYQDFVFNKLGSVKSIGSTHSTFAMAEIKNSYNVSF
- the metE gene encoding 5-methyltetrahydropteroyltriglutamate--homocysteine S-methyltransferase encodes the protein MKTHNLGYPRIGSNRELKKACEQYWSGNISLAELLSKGKNIYEQNWKLQQEAGIDLIPSNDFSYYDQILDMSLTVGAVPKRYNQVALKSNNEMDLYFAMARGYQKEGLDITAMEMTKWLDTNYHYIVPEFYKDQEFKLFSNKIVNEFAAAKQLGIKSKPVIIGPVSYLLLGKEKEEGFDKLDLVKRLLPVYIQILNELKAYGAEWIQFDEPFLALDINDKAKEAYQYVYAEIRKQFPYLKILVATYFEGLKDNLTLALSLPVYALHIDLVRCPEQLDEVLNAIPEQLVLSLGIVDGRNIWKNDFEQSLAIIKKATDKIGSDRILIAPSCSLLHSPCDLDLETNDKTLTPEIKEWLAFAKQKIDEVVVLKALATDHPDQNALGKLEENKKAVSSRRTSTLIHNEQVKQRVSSIAAKDAQRENTFSIRKKAQQEILQLPLFPTTTIGSFPQTAEVRSWRARFKKGEISPSEYDRLLKKETEETIRWQEEIGIDVLVHGEFERNDMVEYFGEQLNGFSFTKNGWVQSYGSRCVKPPVIYGDVHRPAAMTVYWTAYAQSLTKSLVKGMLTGPVTILQWSFVRNDQPRSVTCNQIALAIRDEVADLEKAGIKVIQIDEPAIREGLPLRKTDWQNYLQWAVNAFKISASGVKDETQIHTHMCYSEFNDIIQNIADMDADVITIECSRSQMELLDAFADFKYPNEIGPGVYDIHSPRVPSKDEMVRLLEKAKAVIPAEQLWVNPDCGLKTRHWPETKSALIAMVAAAKELSANQLVAY